The Bdellovibrio bacteriovorus W nucleotide sequence ATGGGAAAAGTTAAGGCGTGCCACATTCATGCCCGCCTTAATTGCTTTTTCTAGATTTTCTTCCGAATGAGTTGCTGGGCCTATCGTAGCCACAATCTTTGCGCGACGATTCGCTAACATTTTTACGCCTTCCTGCTATAGCTAACCTTATTTGCTAAGTTTTGCATATCTACTTCATGGCGTCTATTCATTCTATCAATTTGCTGCTGATGGGCTTCATTTAATTGCGCAAGCTTTGCTTCGTACTTCATGGCAATCGTTTCCTGCTCCATGCGGCCAGCTTTACTACGATCCGCTGAGCGCTCATTATGCATTTTTTCAAGCCTTGTCATTTGCTTAGCATGCTCATCCTGCATCTGCGCTATTTTATTTTCATAGGTCTTAACCGTTTGATTCATTTTTTGGTTAAACGAGGTCTCCATATTACGGAACCTCTCCGACATAACCTTGTGAGTAGCCACTTGATCGTTCACTGTTTTTTCACGGTAAGTATCCATACGATTTTCGTAATTCGACTTCACAACATCCAATGATTCCGAGTAATACTTACCCAACTCATCACTATTGCGATTCGTAAGATCTAAAATCTTCTGAACACGGCCCTCGGCGTTATTAGAGATCTGACTCACTTGATCCTTATGTTGCTGAGCAAGCATCTCACGTTCTTCGCGATGACGCGCCTTCATAGTCGACACCTGAGATTTAAACTCGCGATCCCTACTTCTCAAGATTTGGTCATTCTTCTCTTGCACCTTACCAATGCGATCGTCATTGATCTGCTTTAACTGCTGAATGCCACTATCCCTTTGAAGTTCTGCCAGTGACAATCTATCCTCATATGCGTTGGACAAATTGCGACGCTCAATACCCCTCAAACGTTCGTTCTTAGAAACCTCATTATTCAGCTTACTGTTCAAACGCGCTATTTTACTATCACGCGAGCGAATTTGCGAATCTAAACGCTCATTCACGGAGTCTTTAAAGTTCTCGTGTTGTTGATCAATTTGCGCCTGTTTTTGCGCAAGGGCATTATCAAATTTATTTTTTATCTCGCCTCTTTGTGCATCCAAAAGCTGCTGCTTAATATCTAGATTATCACTATACTCTTCAGCCTTACCGACAACTGTATCCGTGTACTTTTGCGACCATTTAGAATTATCTAGCTGCCTTTGACGTTCAGAATCCTTAAGGCGCGACTCCAAACTCTTTCTCACATCAGCGGCCGTACGATCCCTGTTGCCTTGAGTTTCTGCAAACCCTTGCAATAGAACATCGCGCTCTTTTCCATGGGCTTCATTCATACGGCGACTTAGGTTCTGAATACTTTCTTTTGATTTCTGTTGAGTCTCAGTGGCCATCTGAGAATAGCGCTCATCGCGCAAGCCAATTTCTTCCTGCATTTGATTGCGAAGATTTGCCTGCTGGTGCTCAGCGACCTCTTTCTGCTTAGCAAGAGCCCCTTCATAACTATTTCGCATAGCTTGGCGAGATTGATAGTTTTCCTCTGTCTTTGATTTTAGAGAGTCTTGATAGGCTTGTCGAACTTCAGCAATCTTGCGATTATTAGCAAAATCCTTCTCATTCAAAGTCTGACGATTTCGCTCATTCAGTTCAGAGAGACGACCTTCATAGCTATCTTTGATATTCGCCAACTCATTACTGTGGCGTTCTTCAAGACGCTGAATCTCGGCGTTTTTCTTTTTAGCGCTTTCAGCTTCTTTCTTGTCATACTCATCACGAATACGGCGAAGCTGTTCATCATATCGAGCTCGATCTGAAGACGAAATAGAAGACATCCTATCCTCCCAATCTGCAGATTAGCATGCATTACAGGAAGAAACTTCTATTCTAAAGATGAGGATATTTAAATCTCGACAGAGGTCTAGCGCATAAAGGTGCGCCAAAAATAATAGTCTTTTTGAGCTTTTTTTTCAGCCGCCTTTTTCTTTTCTAAAGCCACTTCTTTTTTGCGCTCTTCTTCGCGACTGGCGATCTTTCTTTCAATATTTATCTGATAGGCCGCACTGGCTTTTTGAACAGCTTGCCGCCTCAAGGCTTTTAGCTCTTCCAACTCGACCTTGAACTCCGCCGCACTTCCTGAAAAGTGATTCTTTAGCAATGCAATCTGCCCTTCAAAATCCAACGGCGAAGGAACTCCGTAGTTACTTTTTCCTGTGGAGTCAATTCCACTGACCCACATCTCAAACCCGCCATGCAGGATCAATTTCTTTCCGTCTCTTAGAAAGATCTCAATATCCGCACCCTGATTTTTAACTAAGACCTTACCCCCCTCTTCTTCTAACCAAAAGGAAGCTTGCTGTGGAGCCACCACATCAAAAAAGAGAGTGCGAATTTCAACAATTTCTTTAGTCTTTAACCACACGCGCCCTTTAACAAAATCAAAGGTGCCTTCATGGATTTTTAGTATGCTATTTTGCGACAAAACGGCCTCGTAGGCTTCTTTATCGATACGCGCAATTTCTTGCCGCGATTGAACTGAACACTCAACGGAAGTCTTTAGACAACCATTGGGCACCTGAACAGGGCTTGCATGGACTCGAATCTCCATCTGAAAGCATATTAAAAAAAGAAAAAGTCGAAGACCTAGACTCATAAAACAATACTGCTCGCTAGCTGACGAGCTTGCTTCCGCAGGTCCTTATGTTCAAAGTTTTTCAAGACGGTTTTATAAATTTCTAACGCTTCTTCTTGCTGGTGATTGGCTTGGGTGATTTGCCCCATTCTTAAAAGAATAAACCCTGTCAACTCATGCTCTGGGTATAAAGTCACCATGCGCTCAATTTGCGATAGGCTATTTTTATAATCTTTTTTTAGAAAATAACTTTCAGCGATAAAGAAACGCGCCTCCACTGTATGTGCAGAGACAGGGTACTTGTCTAAAAGCTCATAAAACTCTGAAATTGCGTTGTCATACTGAGCACGATTAAACTTCTTCTTAGCTCTCTCGTAGATCACGCCCGAAAGATCGATAGACGAAGCGCTAGCGGGAACCCTTAATACGGACGCCAAATTTTGCATCTCATACTTTGCCAAAGCTTTCTTTTCATTTGGCAGAAGTTGCGCCACTGTTTGATGAAAATCCTTCATCTGATGGGCCAACAATTCTTTTTCTAATCGTTCTTTTTCAAGCTGCCCCTCAAGCCTTTCAATCTGCGCAAGATAGACCTTGCCAGAGTTAAAATACTCCACAAAAGCAGCATAGGATCCTGCAAGTCCTAGAGATAAACAAAGAGTGAACACAATGAAGGCTGAATTCTTTTTCTTCATTCTTCATTTTTCGGAATTCCTAAGAAATTATTAAGACTTGCAGCGTGGCATTCTCAACTTGAGACAATTTTAAAACGCTCTCCGCAAAACTAGACCGTTTTTGAGAGGTTGAGCCTTGACCCTCGAAGCGAAGGTCATTAGGTTAGGCATTCCTGAAACGACCTTTACGTTTGGCCCCTTAGCAAAACGCAAAAGGCTGATTTGATAAAAGGTCCGAAGATGAACAAAGCACAACTCGTTGAACTGATTGCTAAAAAAACTCAATCTACAAAAATGCAGGCAGAGCAATTCTTAGACGCCACTCTTGAATCTATTAAAGAAACTCTTAAAGAGGGTGAAGAAGTAAAACTTGTTGGATTTGGAAATTTCTCTCGCTCATTGAGAAAAGCAAAGCAAGGGCGCAATCCCAAAACAGGAGACACTCTGACAATTCCTGCGGCCTACGCCCCTAAATTCAAACCTGGCAAAGACCTTAAAGATTACCTTAATTCATAATTCGATAGATCAAACAAGATCTGATCTATCGCGCACCCGACACCAGCCCGACAATCCCGTTTTCCAAACATAGTGGTCCATAGCGATTTCTTGAGCTCGCACCTTGAGCTTCAGATCTTCCGTCGTATAGGGACCTTCCTGAATCGGCTGCCCGCCGACAGTTTGTTTTAAGACCACCCACTGAGGATCCTTTTCACTGACAGAGATCTGCCCCATTTGAAATGCTGGAAAAAGTCTTTCTTCAAAGACCTTCCATTGGCAAGCGGCCTTCCACTCCCCAGCGCCTTTACCCTCTTCGTCACAAGAAACTAGGTCCCATGGACCAATATCACCCACCATAATTTTTTGGCGAATCTCTTCTACACCTACGGGTCCCTGAGGCTTCAACCCTTTGCTATAAAACCAGTTTTTTGCACTCATAACACTTCCTCTTTACTCACAAATGGTAATACGACTCGCTCAACAACTTCAACGATCTTAAAATAGTCCCCCGCGTTTAGTGCACTACTTTGAAATGCAGATTTAAACCAAGCCAAAACTTGCGCATTAGAAATCTCCTGATGACGATAACCCCAGTGAAGCTTTTCCCCGAGCATCCCCCCAAGAAATCTTGCCGCCAGAAAATATACCAAATGCTCCGAACCGGAAGTCTCTAAAACAAAACTCTCCGGCGCTCGCACTCCTCGGAGCGACATCATCTCACTGAGTTTTTGTGATAAGGCGATTTTCATCGCAGAATGAACAACTCCCTGTTGGTTTTGCGCCAAAAGCGCCAACTGCAGATCTTGTAGAGTAGAAGCCTTACGTTTAGGGTTGACTAGCTTAGAACCAAAATAAATCAAACTCTCTTGCAGAATGATCTGCAAAAACGTCTCTTTGTCTGGCAGCAAGAACCTACCACTATTGCCGACAGCCAGCCCCACGTAGTGAGTCGCCAAAGTGGCTCCATGGTTCACAGACAATCGAGCTAAATATCCGCACTGAGCTTCGGGAAGATAAAACGAGACATCTTGCTCAACTAAGCTCTCGACCCATTTTAAGGAGCAATCACCGTAAGACTCAGTAAGCAGTTCGAAAAAGTTTTCTGACTGGGTTGAATACACGGACAAACGATCTAAATTGCACTCCACATCTAAATCTGAAGATAATAATTTAACAAAATCTGCAACTTGATCCACAACGTCCGTCTCAGAGCTTTCGTCATCATCGTCGTCCCAATCATCATCGAAATCCATATTCCCTGACAACTCTATGGAACGATCTGAAGCTCTTTCTAAAAACATTAAGTAGCTCTGCCATTTTACCCAAGGTGGAATATTCAAAAGGCAAAAACTTGTCGGACTCAATGAAACCAAATCTGTTTTTAAATCCAACCCTTGCTCGGCAATATCAAAATATATCTCTTCTGAATTTTGAAAAACGCGAACCGATTTTTCTAAAATCTGACTTCCCAATCTTGCTGCCAGACACTGCGGCAGATGCGCCGACGCCAAATGCAGATCCCCATAAATCACAACTGTCAAAGCCTCTGGGTCCGAAAGCACGAGATCAAAAACGCATTCAGCAGCAAACTCATCCCGAGCTTTGAGCGTGGTCGCAGATACCGAGGTCATGTACTTGTTAATACCACGAACTATTATGTTGCGCTGCTTAGCCCAATCCAAAAGTATTTTATAGTGATGAAATGGAAATCCCCAACGTTCTTGCCAGCGTACTTTTTCTAAGAATTCGGATTCATCCAATTCACCCAACATGTAGGCATCAATCAAAGCTTGATCTTCGGCAAATAAAAACTCGACAGCTAAATAGACATTTTTCTTTTCAGGAAGATTGCGCAAAATGCGTAACTGAGCCCTTTGAGACTGATGAAGGGCGTGAAAGTCTGCTAAAAGCAGAAGCTGTGCCTTTTCAATAGCAGCAAATAGTTGCTGCTTAGACGCGATTTGCCAATTCTTAAACTCTTTACGATATTGAGACTCATAGGCACGAAACCCCGCCGAATCCACGCCGAGTCGATAAAGCACTTCTTGCTGTGCCTTTTTATATAGATTTTTACGAACCTCTAACCACTTTGCTAAATCATTCACGCTGTCGTCCTTGAAAGCTTGAAAATATTTTTACATAATTTTGATTGATTTCAAACAGCAATCTAAGCTTGAATTAAATCCATGAAAACAAGCCTAAATAAAAAAACACCGCTTTTAATCGCAATCCTAGCAACAGTTGTTGCTTTAGGAGTTCATCTTTACCTTACTCAGCATTATTACGGTGTGAAATACGGAACAGCCACAGAGTCAGCCGTTTGCAATATCAACGAAGTATTCAACTGCGACGCGGTTTCCGCTTCTAAGTTTAGCTCTATCTTTGGAATTCCCTTGGCACTATGGGGTTTGGCAACAAACCTAGTGCTGCTTTACTTCCTTCTTGTCACTCGCTTCAACCTTGTCGCCGACCAAGACAAAACAAGCCGCTATAGCTTCCTGATCTCCACTCTAACGGTGGGTGCAAGTTTAGTTATGGGTGTAATTTCGATGACCATGGACAACCTATGCCTGTTCTGCATAACAGCCTACGTACTTTCAATCATTGGCTGGATTGGGATCTACCTTGCGCAGGACAAGGGCTTTGCCAAAGACTTAGCTGACGATATTAAAGATGTTTTCTCTTCTCAGCGCTGGGTTCTAGGCTTCCTCGCGGCAATTCCAGTGATCGCCTTCACGGCAAACCTCATGTACATGGAGAGCCAAGGCTTTACAGAAATTGAAAAACGCTCTCAGGAAATCGTAGCTTACTGGGGAGCCTCTCCAACACGCACATTCAATCCTGAAGAAGGTCTTATCTACCAAAATGGCGACGCCGAGCCTGTGATGACAATCGTAGAGTTCGCTGACTTCCGCTGCCCGCACTGTAAACACGCTGCCACTCCTCTTCATGCCTTCACAAAAAGTCACTCAGATGTGCGCCTTATCTTCAAACCATTCCCTTTAGATGGCACTTGTAACGATGCTATGGGCGGTGGCGGCGATGGTATTTCTTGCGGCTTAGCGGCGGCAGTTGTTTGTGCTGAATCTATGAATAAAAAAGGCTGGCAAGCTCACGATCATATCTTCGATCGCCAAATGGAAGTAATCCGCGCTCAAAACCTTCAGCAAAACCTAAAGGAAGTCGCAGAGTTCACGTCGTTAGATGAAGCTGCTCTTAAAGAGTGTGTTAAATCTCCAGAAACTTTGGAAAAAGTTCGAAAAATGGCGAATGAAGGAAAAGAAGCCCAAATTCAGGGAACACCAACAGTGTTTGTGAACGGAAAGCTTTTAAGAAACGGCCAGATGGTACCTGTACTTGAAGCCGTTTATAAGCACATCAAAGGTAAATAGTTACCAACCTAATAAATCAAAGCACCAGTTGATAAATTGAGTATAGAGATCATCTATAACAATCCAACTGGTCGCTGCCAGACCGTGGCGCACTTCTAACCAAAATGCCACTCCTGCCACACAGGCTGCCGCTATCCAAGCCGCTTTAACAACATATATAGTTGACTTTGCGTCCTCAAGGCGAAGATCGGCTTGAATTCTTTCAATGACCTTCAAGACATACTTTAACTCACGAAAATGTTCGCGAAATTTTTCACGCAGATCTTGCTGCTTAGCTCTTGTTAAGGAATTAATCCCAGGAAAACTACGTTTTGCTTTAATGGCATAAATTAAGTCGATGGAATGATTCACAAATCGCGTGATTTTTTCTTTAAACCGAGGATAAGGCGAAGGCGCATCCAGAAACTCTTTAAGCTCCGCAACAGCAGCATCATACCTCTCGTCCAAAACCCAAGTTAAAATATTATAACGTAAAGAATTAGGAGATCCCAACTCATTGCGGTCCAACGTGACTTCGAAGAACACGGCAGGTTCTTGATAGGCATCAGGAGCTACTAAAGCTTTTTTTGCGGCACTTTCTGACATAGAGGCCTTTTCGGCTTTCTTCCGGAAAAATTAAACCCACCCACCTTAGTCTAGTCTTATCGACCTTGGTTTGACTAAGCCTGTCTGAAACTGAGAAAATACACTTAGGTATGGGAGACCTAGACTTCATGGAGGAGGCCTATGGAAACCGAAACTTTCCAAACTGCACAATTGTCACATTTAGATTTTGCCTCTGACTCAATGTCTGTGGGCAGTATCCCATTGCCAGATGAGCTCCCTCAACGAGCCGATCTGAGCCATTTACCGAAAGACATTTTGAAGTCTTCAACGGTTGAAAATCTTATTTCTCAAAACGAAGACCTGATGTCGCGTCTAAAGGTAGCCTTGCGCCGTCTGTCTACACTTGAAGAAGAGAACCATCGTTTCTCTGATCAGGCCCACAAGGCTCGCCTTGCTCAGTCATCAGCAGCTGATCAACTGATGGTCTTTAAAGAAAAAGACAGTGTTTGGAAGCGTAAAGTAGATTCTCTTGAAAGAGAAAAAGAAATCTACGCAGAGAAGGCCAAGGCTCTTCAGATAAAAATTGAAACTCTGGAGACTGATTTACTGCGCCATGTGAAATACCATGATCGTATTAAAAATCAAGTGAAGCCTTATATTTCTCAACTCAAAGAGTACTCAAAAATTCAAGAAGACAAAGTTGAAGAGTTGAATAATTTATTGGCGCAAAAAGAAGCTTTCATCAGCGATCTTCGCCACCAAATTATTGAGGTTACAAAGAACTCTCGCTTCCAAGTTGAGTCGACAGAAAAGAAAATGCTCGAGCTGACAACGCATTACGAAGAGCAAATTCAATCTCTCAACTATCAAGTGATTGAATTGCAACGCTCTCAAGAAGATCTAGAGATCAAAACTGTTAAACTCCACAACGCACTTGAGAAACAAGACTCTTTAGAAAACGAAATCATCACACTTCGTCGCTCTAAAGAAGAACTCAAAGATCGTCTAGAGAAAGAGATTTCTCGCCAAGCAGAGCGCGTCTCTGAGCTTTCTCGCCAAAATCAGAAGTTGGGCGTAGAACATGCAGATCTACAAGTTCGCGTGGTGGAAGATGCAGAGTCTATGAAGCGTCTCCAAAGAGAGAATTTCGAGAGCCAAGAACAACTCGAAAGCCTGCGCTTTATGTGGAATGCTAAAAACGAAGAAAACGAAAAATTAAAAACGGCTATTGGCGCCCTTGAGAAGCTGAACTTAGAACTCAGCCAGAAACTCAACGAACTGCGCAAAAACGAAAAATAGAGCGAAGTCCCCTTCGCTCTATCCCCTCTAGCAATCAACGCTATCAGTCAATTATACGAAACTTTGCATGGCCACTTCGATACTTTCATGGGCTTCTAAGTTTTTACAATCAGAAAACTGAAAGAGCCTTTGGAAGTCTGCATTCAATCCCGCAATTTTTGCGTTCATCGTACTTTCTAAATTTAGCTCGTTAAGGATAGTAAAGAAATTCTGAATGCCTGACGAACCTACAAAACTAAGGTTCTTCATGCAGAAAACAACTTTTCGATCTGAGAAATTTTTTAGACACGCAGCTTTAAACGTCAGCGTTTTTTCGATCTCAATGCGGCCACTTAAGGAAACTATAGTTATCTCGCCATCCGAGAGAAGTTTCAGATGCATAAATCCTCCGTAATTTTACTGAATCTCAACAACCCCACTCATCGGGCAAAAGCAGCGATCCTTTGAGTCCTAAAGAAGGCCAGAAATTGTCGATTTCCAACTCGACAAAGGGATTGCACCTCTCTACACTAGTACGGTGCAACAGAGCTCGATCATCCCGTTTTTACTTTTAATGTCATTCATCGTCT carries:
- a CDS encoding hypothetical protein (COG1729 Uncharacterized protein conserved in bacteria), translating into MKKKNSAFIVFTLCLSLGLAGSYAAFVEYFNSGKVYLAQIERLEGQLEKERLEKELLAHQMKDFHQTVAQLLPNEKKALAKYEMQNLASVLRVPASASSIDLSGVIYERAKKKFNRAQYDNAISEFYELLDKYPVSAHTVEARFFIAESYFLKKDYKNSLSQIERMVTLYPEHELTGFILLRMGQITQANHQQEEALEIYKTVLKNFEHKDLRKQARQLASSIVL
- a CDS encoding DNA-binding protein HU-alpha (HU-2) (COG0776 Bacterial nucleoid DNA-binding protein); this encodes MNKAQLVELIAKKTQSTKMQAEQFLDATLESIKETLKEGEEVKLVGFGNFSRSLRKAKQGRNPKTGDTLTIPAAYAPKFKPGKDLKDYLNS
- a CDS encoding Thiol:disulfide interchange protein dsbA precursor (COG4243 Predicted membrane protein): MKTSLNKKTPLLIAILATVVALGVHLYLTQHYYGVKYGTATESAVCNINEVFNCDAVSASKFSSIFGIPLALWGLATNLVLLYFLLVTRFNLVADQDKTSRYSFLISTLTVGASLVMGVISMTMDNLCLFCITAYVLSIIGWIGIYLAQDKGFAKDLADDIKDVFSSQRWVLGFLAAIPVIAFTANLMYMESQGFTEIEKRSQEIVAYWGASPTRTFNPEEGLIYQNGDAEPVMTIVEFADFRCPHCKHAATPLHAFTKSHSDVRLIFKPFPLDGTCNDAMGGGGDGISCGLAAAVVCAESMNKKGWQAHDHIFDRQMEVIRAQNLQQNLKEVAEFTSLDEAALKECVKSPETLEKVRKMANEGKEAQIQGTPTVFVNGKLLRNGQMVPVLEAVYKHIKGK
- a CDS encoding anti-sigma factor antagonist, whose product is MHLKLLSDGEITIVSLSGRIEIEKTLTFKAACLKNFSDRKVVFCMKNLSFVGSSGIQNFFTILNELNLESTMNAKIAGLNADFQRLFQFSDCKNLEAHESIEVAMQSFV